Proteins found in one Mytilus edulis chromosome 2, xbMytEdul2.2, whole genome shotgun sequence genomic segment:
- the LOC139512391 gene encoding uncharacterized protein, with the protein MSYERNKLLLFHNFLRLLLPLAQRAEEENQQLFPLCFRRRRRRTQRRFWCRPWLIRRTLFGQYDQLLHELNREDASGYRNFLRVDADLFGEILDRITPAIRKSSTSFREPLEPGLKLAVTLRHLATGSTYADLMYAFRVARNSISLFVPKVCEAIYLAYKEEVMPDEITTEDWMRIASDFERIWNLPHACGALDGKHIRIRKPPNSGSLFFNYKHFFSTVMMALVDADYKFIWLSVGSYGSASDSQIFRDSELRPMLEDGTLDLPPPSPLPNGETDIPYFLIGDDAFPLRSWMMKPYSRKRLDHDERIFNYRLSRARRIVENAFGILAMRFQILIGTMQQLPETVDLIVLSCTTLHNLLRIRKRADLQLFADEEDNNHNLIEGQWRQGAQLTDGDPGYQRNFGNAAGIDQRNYLKNYFNSEAGAVDWQENMI; encoded by the exons ATGTCTTACGAGAGAAATAAATTATTACTCTTCCATAACTTCCTTCGACTTCTTCTTCCACTGGCACAGAGGGCAGAGGAAGAAAATCAACAACTGTTTCCTCTTTGTTTTAGGAGGAGGAGGAGGCGGACTCAACGTAGATTTTGGTGCAGGCCATGGCTCATCAGAAGAACTTTGTTTGGACAATATGACCAACTCCTGCATGAGCTTAACCGGGAAGATGCGTCTGGTTACAGAAACTTTTTAAGAGTTGATGCCGACTTGTTTGGGGAGATACTTGACAGAATTACCCCTGCAATCAGAAAAAGCTCTACCTCTTTCAG GGAACCACTTGAACCAGGACTGAAGTTAGCCGTTACACTCAGACATTTGGCTACCGGTTCCACGTATGCTGATCTTATGTATGCCTTTCGTGTTGCCCGGAACTCCATATCACTCTTTGTGCCTAAAGTCTGCGAAGCAATTTACTTAGCATACAAAGAAGAAGTCATGCCGGATGAGATTACGACGGAAGATTGGATGCGTATAGCATCTGactttgaaagaatatggaaccTCCCACACGCTTGTGGTGCTTTGGATGGGAAGCACATTAGAATAAGAAAACCGCCTAACTCGGGGTCgttattttttaattacaaacatttctTCTCTACAGTGATGATGGCTCTAGTTGATGCAGATTATAAGTTTATTTGGCTGAGTGTGGGCTCATACGGAAGTGCATCTGATAGCCAGATATTTAGGGACTCGGAACTACGACCAATGTTAGAAGATGGAACTTTGGATCTTCCGCCTCCCTCCCCTCTTCCAAATGGTGAAACAGAtattccttattttcttattggCGATGACGCATTTCCTCTCCGATCATGGATGATGAAACCCTATTCAAGAAAACGTTTAGACCACGATGAGCGCATCTTTAACTATAGGTTGTCCCGTGCACGTAGAATTGTGGAGAATGCTTTTGGCATTCTTGCCATGAGATTTCAGATTTTGATTGGAACTATGCAACAACTGCCAGAAACAGTAGATTTAATCGTACTGTCTTGTACTACTCTTCATAACTTACTTCGGATAAGGAAACGTGCTGATCTACAACTGTTTGCTGACGAAGAAGACAACAATCATAATTTAATAGAGGGACAATGGCGACAAGGTGCGCAACTTACCGACGGAGACCCAGGGTATCAGAGAAATTTTGGTAACGCTGCTGGAATTGATCAAAGGAACTATCTTAAAAATTACTTCAACTCGGAAGCAGGCGCCGTAGATTGGCAAGAGAACATGATTTGA